A region of the Chitinivibrionales bacterium genome:
GGTCTTTGCAAAAGGGACTGGGCGCCTGGCATTTTTTCTTCTCGCTGCGTGCCGGCAGCGGCTTTGACGCCGGCATGCCTCGTACACGAAAAATTTACAATCTTTCTTAGTGAGAACAGGATCCCCCCGTCATGGACTCACTCGTCGAGCGCATCGGCAAAATCCCCTTTCGGCTCACCATGCAGGCGTTTTCGCGGCCGTCCGACGAGACGTTGCTCAAGCGGTATTTCGAGCTCATCCGCGCCACCTTCAAGAGGCACAAGCCCCCTATCGTATTAGGCGAGCACATCGGCTCGGGCGGGTTCGCCGACGTTTTCAAGGCGACGTCGAGTTACGGCAGCGTGTCTGATTTCGCCATCAAGATCCTGCGCGGCGACCTGCTCGAGGTCAAGCGGGGCAAGGGAGGCGCGCAGCAGGAAGACGAGATGCGCGTCAAGGAAATGAAGCGGCGGTTCACCAACGAATCATACGTGCAGTGGGACCTTTCCCAGAGCCTCTCGGACACGGTGGCGCACAGCGTGGTGCGGGTGTTTGACTTCGGAGAATTCGACCACGAAAACAATTTCAGGTTCATCCTCATGGAACAGATGGGAGCCACGCTCCGCGGGTTCCTTAACGACCGGAAGCAGTCTGGGGAATCGTCCGACGCGCTTTTGTACAAGACGAAGCTCATGCTCACCATTGCGGAAATCATCAGCAACGTGCACACCGAGGGCATTTTCCACCGTGACATCAAACCCGAGAACATTTTGTTTCCCCGCAGCTTTTCCCTGCCGCGGCCCGGCGACGACGAGTGGTGGCGAAGAGGACAGACAAAAAAAATCGAGGTGAAGCTCGCGGATTTCGGCACCGTGCGCTGGGTGAGATCGTACGCGTCGAACTTTGACGGCGTGATCATCGGCTCCCAGTTCTACATGTCGCCTGAGCAGATCAGCAATCCGGAGCACCTCGACCAGCGCACCGACATATACTCCTTCGGCGTGGTGTGCTATGAACTGCTCACCGGCGCGCACCCCAAGATCGTCAACAAAGACACTTCGAACCTGCTGCTCAAGCTCGCGCAGGAGCGGCCCCTGCTCAGAACGCCGCCAAAGGGGTTTGAGGATCTGCAGGAGATCATCGTGAAATGCATGGGAAACATCCGCGAGCGGTACCAGTCCATGGAGCAGGTGGTGACGGATCTGCGGAGGTTTTATGAAAAGGCGGCGGGGTAGAAACAATAAAATTTAAATTCCTGCCTGCCAATCCGGTGAAGTCTTTCCTACGAAGCCCCGCCCTTGGATAAGACCATGGTCGCCAGGCTTTCCGACCACGCCGCTATCTTGTTCCAGTCGCGGCAGTCCTCGGTTTTGACCTTGCCCGACTTGTCCCTGCGCATGACCCAGCCGAAAAAACCTCCCAGCTTCGATAAGTCGAACGCGCCAGCGAAAACGCCGGTCATGTCCGGCGCCCTTATCCTGACCAGCGGCCTGAGATACGCCTCGGCGGCCGCGCGGTTTTTCGGCGTGTCTTCCTTCATAGTCATGCAGACGCAGAAATAGGCGACGGTTTTTCCGGCAAGGCCGGCGCGGTTCTTCCTTACGAACGCACGCGCCTCGCGCATGAGGAACCCGGCCCGCACCGGGCTTCCCACGACCACTGTGGAATACCGGGAAAGGTCAAGGCCATGGTTGACAATGGAAACATCGGCGCTAATGCCCTTGACGCACAGCGTTTTGGCGATGGCGTTGGCGATGCCGTTCGTTGATCCGGTTCGGGAGGCATAGGCCACGAGTGCGCGGTCAGCCATGGCGGTTCCTTTCAGATGATTCTTCCTGAAAAAGAAATTTTATCGCCAGCATTTCCAGAGGATGCAATAGCGGCGCGAATCCGGTCACCATCGTCGTTGCAGACGCCGGCGCGCTCTGGCCGGACTCACCCGATGCGTTGAGAGCGGATATTTTGTAGTAATACGTTACGCCTGCAACGAGGCCGGTATCGGTAAACGTGTCCGTCGACGCATTCCCGACAAGCGAATAGGCGCCTGTGTCAACGGTGTCCCGGTAAATATTGAACGAGGCGGCGCCGGCAACCGTCGACCAGGTCGTCATGATTGCCGATTTTGAAACGGCCGCGGCGGAAACACCCGACGGCGGTTGACAAATAGTTATTGCGCTTATGGACGGACTTCTTACCGATTCTCCGAAGCGGTTGACCGCGCTTATTTGGTACGTGTGCGTTGATCCCGCGGCAAGGCCCGAATCGATGAACTGGTTTGCTGCAGCAGTGTCGGCGGCAACGGATGCCGCCGTGGAAAAAGAATCGCGGTACACGTTATAGGATGAAGCTGCCGGTACGCTTGGCCATGTCAGTTTTATGCTAGAACTGGAAATCCCCGCGGCGGAAATGTTTGATGGCATTCCCGGAATGGTAAACGAACAGAATACGGAAGACAGGCTCGATTCGCCCGAGCTGTTGAGGGCGCTTAATTGATAGCAATATGTTCCTGAAAAAAGGTTTGTGTCGCTGAAGCTGTCCGCTGTAACGCTTGCGATCACTGTAAACACTCCTGTGTCAACGGCGCTTCGATAGATATTGTAGGATGATGCGCCTGTCACGCCGGACCATTTGATTATTATTTTAGAGCTGGTTTGTCCGCTGGCCTGCGTGTCAACAGGTGTTGCCGGCACGGTGATCGTGTTTTTAATAAACGACACCCCTGATATCCCGTTATTATTCACCGCCTTTATTTTGTAGAAATACCGTGTCCCGTTTGCAAGCCCGGAATCAACGAGCGTGTCTGTTGTTGCGGTTTCGCTGAACAAAAAAGCCCCGGTGTCGACGGTGTCGCGGTACACGGTGTACGACGCCGCGCCGACTACGGGCGTCCAGGTGACCATGATGCGCGTGGCCAGTGTGCATTTTGCCGCAACCATTCCCGGGATGGCAGTGGTTCCAAGGACCGCCGCGGATTGCCCTGATTCGCCCAGATTGTTCAGCGCGCTTACCTTATAGTAATAGATCGAGCCCGGAACAAGGCCGGTGTCGTTATAAATATTTTTCGTCACCGTATCAACCGCCACGAACATGCCGTTATCGTTTGCGCTTTTAAAAACCCTGTACGATGTCGCATTGATGATGCTGACCCATGAAACGCTTATGGCGGACATGGAAATTCCGGTTGCCGAAACACTGAGGGGCGTCGGCGGGATCGAAGGCCCGGGCGCGGTGGACGGAGCCGCACAGAACATCAGCAGCGCAACGGCCGCAAGGGTAACGAAAAAAATATAGCGGAGGATACGCATGGACATAGACAAATATACTATAAAATAGGAATTGCATAGGTTCTAGTTTTTCAGCCTTGGCTGGACAATGAAGAAATGGTATGATTAATCATTGGGGTATATCTCAATCCAAAAGGGGATCCAATGCGAACATCGCACATTCGCGCCATTGCCGGGCTTGCGTTGCTCTCCGGGCTGCTGTTTGAATGCGGCAACGGCAACAGGGCCGTGGACAACGGGTATGTCCAGAACCCGCTTTCCAATCCGCAAAACGGCCCGCCCGCGGGAAACGCCGACAGTTCCTGCCCGGTCCCGGCTGCGGCCGGGCTCGAGGACGTTTCAAACCCCGACCATGTCATCGGCACCGGCACGCCCGAAAGCTGCACGCCCGAGGCGTTCATTGCGGCCGTGGCCTCGGGCGGGAAAATCGTTTTCAACGGTGGAACGCAGCCGTTCACCATCACGCTTTCCCGGCCCGCAAAGGTATTCAACGATTCCAACCCCAGCATCGTGATTGACGGAGGGGGAATCGTCACCTTGAGCGGCGGCACCGCCACGCGCATCCTGTACATGAACACCTGCGACTCAAACCAGCATTGGACCACCTCACATTGCCAGAACCAGGACAGCCCGCACCTCACGGTGCAGAACCTCACCTTCATCAACGGCAATTCCACGAGCGAGGCCACCTATGACGGCGGCGGCGCCATCTGGGCCCGCGGCGGCAGATTTAAGGTTGTCAACTGCCGTTTTTTCAACAACGTGTGCGGCCGGATAGGCCCGGACGTGGGAGGCGGCGCGATCCGGGTGTTCAGCCAGTACAACAACCTGCCTGTCTACATTGTCAATTCAACGTTCGGCGGCGACAGCGGCTACGGCAACGTGGCGTCAAATGGCGGCGCTATCAGCAGCATCGGCGTGTCGTGGACGCTCATCAACTGCCTGTTCTCGTATAACAAGGCGATCGGCAACGGCGGCAATCCCGCCCAGTCCGGCACGCCCGGCGGCGGCAGCGGCGGCGCGATTTACAACGACGGAAACACCATGACCCTGTCCCTGTGCGGGTGCCGCATCGAGCACAACCAGGTGAACGCGTTCGGGTCCGCGATCTTTTTCGTGACCGACGACCACACGGGAAATATCATCATCCAGAATTCAGTGATACGGAACAACGTCGGCGGGTCGTGGTATCCCTTGCCGGGGATTTCGATGTTCAGCGATACGAGGATTGATACGGTGAATTCGGTGATCGAGTAGAAAAAATAAAGTAAATGAAAAACAAATTAATAAAAATCCTTGTAGTCATTGCGTTGCTTTGCTATTTCCAAATATTCTGGAATATGTTTGCTTATGTTATAGGGGACCTTTTTTGGAATGGTTTGTGGGTTGGTATTTTTATTATGAATTCTAATCGGGATGTGTTATCGTATGAAGGCTGTCTTTTTATTTTTTCAATTATTACTATTGTTCTTTATTGTCGTTTTATCCCAACCAGACGCTGGATAATGAATTTCACCTTGGTATTTTATTTTCAATTATTGCGGATGCCATTTGAATCTAAATTGTTTGAAGTGTTTGCGGGTATGAAACTACCAGGTTCCTTTACAAATCTTAAAACCATAACGGCATACTTTCTTTTAATTGGTTTTGTTTTCGTTATTATGCTTAATTTCTTATTTCACAAATTAAAGCACCGGCTCAAGATCGCCTCTGATAATAAAGGCACATAAAGCCAAAATATGTTTTATGCTGATGGTGACGTTAATGCTATTCAATAATGTTAAACCTGCAGGGTGGCCGGTTTGAACAAATGCTATACAAATAATCCTCTGTACGATACGATTATCCTTGATTGTATTGAATAGTAGGAGGCAACAATGTCCCAGCTCATTCTCTGCGCCTGCAAAAAGAACATCATTGTCTTTGAGGAAAAAAAAACCGGCACGATCTCCAGCCTGTTCATCGAGCAGTACTGCCGCAACCAGCAGCAGGTCGTGAGCAGGAGGAAATGGTCGCATGAGGGGTTCGGCGCGGCGTTCCGAATGGACATGAGGCCCGGCATGGAATTCCAGGAAGTCAATGTCATGCAAAGCGCACGGATAACAGGCATTACGCCGGTTGACGGAGGCGATATCATCTATTCATGCGCGGTGGGCGATTCGAGCGGGCTTTTCCGGTGCCGGCCCGGCGACGACATCGACAACGAGGGGCATGTGCTCCACGACCGCAACGTTCTCTTCGAGGGCGTCACCGCGACTCCCGACGGAAGAATGGCATTCTCAATCCGCAATAAAAACGGGGAATGCAACATCGCGGTGGGCAAAACAGGCAGTTCCCAGTACCGGGAAGTGACCGAAGGCGATTCCATCGACCGGAACCCTGCCTGGGATCCCGCGAATCCCGACCTTATTTATTACGACAGCGCCTCGATAGGGTATGAGAACAACGGAAGGCCGGTCATCGGTCCGCGCGCGATCCTGAAAATCGAACTTTCCAAAGGGGAAATTGAGGAAATATTGGGCGATGACAACCTCGATTATTTCAGCCCGCAGGCGGATTCCGACGGCAACATTTGGTGCATCAGGCGGCCGTACGCAAAATCAAAAACGCCGGTGATGACGTTTTTCGATGTCCTGCTTGTGCCCGTGAGGATCGGAAAAGCGGTGTTCCACGCCATCGAGTTCTTCACCTACCGCAACACCGGCGAGACCCTCACCTCGGCGGGGCCGAACCCGGGAAAAATCCGCACCGCCGCGCCCGAGGATCTTTTTCTTGAAGGCGTGAGGATCGATTCGAAAAAAAACCTGAGGGAAAACAGCAGGGCCGGTGAATTGATACCCGGTATCATCTCCCGGAGCTGGGAACTGGTGCGCATGGACCCAAACGGCGACATTGTCTGCGTGGCGCGGGGCGTGTGCAGCTTTGCGCTGACCGGCAGGGACTCGTTTGTATTTTCCAACGGCCGATACGTATGCAGGTCGGAGCGGGGCAAGGTGGAAAGGATTGGGGAGTGCGGGCCGCCGTGTAGGATTGCGGTGATGTAAAGTTTTTATAAGTAATTTGGCAGGCCCATTCATCACTCAGAAAGGATCGATCATGGCAAGGTTTTGTATTTTATTTCTATGCTTCTTCGGCTCCCTCTCCGCCGGCATTCTCGACACGTACTACGCAAATGGCCTGAGCATCGAGGGTCAGGCCTTTCTCGGCTACGTTGACCGGGTTGTCACCCGCACGGACATCACCACGAACCCCACCGACAAGACCTGGCTGCAGTATTTTGACACCCGCGACAATGACCGGCCGAACTCTTTCAGGCTGGCCATTATGTATAGCAGGCCGGTCCTGAGTTTTCTTTCACTCGAGGCGGGAGCAGCGGTCACCCACACCGACGACGACGAATTCAGCAGGTATTATGATTTGACAAACGAGGTTCTGACCGTCAACTACATTGACCTGCCTGTTTTTGCCGGCGTTTCGCTGTATTATCGTTTCCTTAAAATGTTCGCTGTCTTCGCTTCCCCCGCACTGGAGCTGAACAACCAGTTTTTCAATTACAGCTATCAAGCCACGCCGCCCATGAGCAATGAAATCAATAACGTGCAGGTGAAATACCAGTTCAGCCCCGGATTTGTCGTACGGGGCGGCGCAGAATTCATTCCATGGAAAATATTCGGGATAGCATTGCTATTTACTTACAGGAATTACAGCTCCGAGGCGACGGACATTACGGTGATCAGCAACGAAAAATATAGGGAAAAAATTACCTGTCCGCCATGTGCGCTTGGGCTGAAGGTGTCGTTTTATTTTCAGAAGAAGAGCAGGTAAATTAACACGTTGATTTATTTATTAATGAGTAACGAAATCACTCATTCAACGCTTGATGAATAAAGGAGGCATTCTGAAAACATATTTTACCTCCCTGTTCCAAAATGCCTTTACGCTTTCATGCTTCCTGCTTTGCTTTATAATGGCAGGAACCTGTCTTGCCCAGACCTTCCCTCCGCTCCCCGAAGGAAACACCGGCATTGCCAGCCGCTATCCCAACGATGCGGGCATTGCGGGAGACACGGACGTGATCTTCAGCGACGACTTCGAGAGTTACGCTGACTCGTCGGGTCTTTCCGCAACGTGGAACGGC
Encoded here:
- a CDS encoding serine/threonine-protein kinase is translated as MDSLVERIGKIPFRLTMQAFSRPSDETLLKRYFELIRATFKRHKPPIVLGEHIGSGGFADVFKATSSYGSVSDFAIKILRGDLLEVKRGKGGAQQEDEMRVKEMKRRFTNESYVQWDLSQSLSDTVAHSVVRVFDFGEFDHENNFRFILMEQMGATLRGFLNDRKQSGESSDALLYKTKLMLTIAEIISNVHTEGIFHRDIKPENILFPRSFSLPRPGDDEWWRRGQTKKIEVKLADFGTVRWVRSYASNFDGVIIGSQFYMSPEQISNPEHLDQRTDIYSFGVVCYELLTGAHPKIVNKDTSNLLLKLAQERPLLRTPPKGFEDLQEIIVKCMGNIRERYQSMEQVVTDLRRFYEKAAG
- a CDS encoding flavodoxin domain-containing protein, which encodes MADRALVAYASRTGSTNGIANAIAKTLCVKGISADVSIVNHGLDLSRYSTVVVGSPVRAGFLMREARAFVRKNRAGLAGKTVAYFCVCMTMKEDTPKNRAAAEAYLRPLVRIRAPDMTGVFAGAFDLSKLGGFFGWVMRRDKSGKVKTEDCRDWNKIAAWSESLATMVLSKGGAS